Proteins from a genomic interval of Procambarus clarkii isolate CNS0578487 chromosome 45, FALCON_Pclarkii_2.0, whole genome shotgun sequence:
- the LOC123770196 gene encoding golgin subfamily A member 6-like protein 2: protein MKSAYLLMFLCVFLVKAQNNPEDPAVAEAPAEGSPIDSRYHQGCSLRDRCRDARGSCKRTCDRNSEDEITGGCDGRDCKCCAPTPTQRKCRSSKECRRAGGRCQTTQCGSHEREIRHGCSSTDSHRWLIDVAASGSIGIGGGIGAGVGGASGGTGGTSGGSGGSSSGTGGGSSSGSGGSSSGSGSSSGGSGSSSGGSGSSSGGSGSSSSGSSSSSKRVCYCCAPRGGNHYDIREGENDVGAAGAEEDAPQGADEVVEGGEEEELNVEEEGEEEEVEAEEEEEQQ, encoded by the exons ATGAAGTCCGCGTATTTACTAATGTTTCTCTGCGTCTTCCTGGTGAAGGCACAGAACAATCCTGAGGACCCAGCGGTAGCAGAAGCACCGGCCG aGGGATCTCCCATTGACTCGAGATACCATCAAGGATGTTCACTACGGGACAGATGCCGAGACGCCAGAGGCTCCTGCAAGAGGACGTGTGACAGGAACTCAGAGGATGAAATAACAGGAGGGTGTGATGGAAGGGATTGCAAGTGTTGTGCTCCTACTCCTACTCAGAGGA AGTGCAGGAGCTCTAAGGAGTGCAGGCGAGCTGGAGGAAGATGTCAGACAACTCAGTGCGGCTCACACGAGCGGGAGATCCGTCACGGGTGTAGCAGTACCGATTCTCACCGCTGGTTAATCGACGTAGCGGCCAGCGGCAGCATAGGCATTGGCGGCGGTATTGGTGCAGGCGTTGGCGGTGCTAGTGGGGGTACAGGTGGTACCAGTGGAggcagcggcggcagcagcagcggtaccggcggcggcagcagcagcggttccggcggcagcagcagcggttccggcagcagcagcggcggttccggcagcagcagcggcggttccggcagcagcagcggcggttccggcagcagcagcagcggttccagcagcagcagcaagagagtGTGTTACTGCTGTGCTCCTCGAG GCGGGAACCACTACGATATTAGGGAGGGAGAGAACGACGTCGGGGCTGCTGGAGCTGAAGAAGACGCACCCCAAGGAGCAGACGAAGTGGttgaaggaggtgaagaggaAGAATTGAATgtagaggaagaaggagaagaagaagaggtagaagcagaggaggaggaagagcaacAGTAG